From Xiphophorus maculatus strain JP 163 A chromosome 12, X_maculatus-5.0-male, whole genome shotgun sequence, the proteins below share one genomic window:
- the LOC106699762 gene encoding zinc finger protein 583-like isoform X3, translating into MSSDVSAATMSLSQSLRDFIRERLTAAAEDIFTEFDKTIVQYEEELDRQRRLLEICWNPEINRKRIDSPQHYVWSGEESLNDQQFCNQERSSNLHQKELDPLQMKGNQGEFETQEMNREQEKTEPQMEEASQEETERSQVKVEQEELCVSLEKEPQVLRQETDIFAENLIYEERDNVEEQPSRDPILIQMSSELENQNQENSIHEDPESSRDEELRQSKRGWEIGRHGEHQDSPRVKRKKKTNNEKLPRNVCGKLSSPGYLTDHMRIHTGEEPFCCMTCDKRFPNRKTLAQHITTHTNEKSFSCIICGRGFHRISNLTVHMRIHTGEKPFSCMICKTSFNRRCTLTVHMRTHTGEKPFSCKICEKKFTRRFLLNKHIKLHTDESFLMYN; encoded by the exons GGAGCGACTGACCGCTGCTGCTGAAGACATATTCACAGAGTTTGATAAAACCATCGTGCAGTACGAGGAAGAGCTGGATCGTCAGCGGAGACTGCTGGAAATCTGCTGGAACCCCGAAATAAACCGAAAGAGAATAG ACTCTCCGCAGCATTATGTCTGGAGCGGGGAAGAGTCTCTCAATGACCAGCAGTTCTGCAACCAGGAGAGGAGCTCCAATTTACACCAGAAGGAACTCGATCCTCTGCAAATGAAAGGGAATCAGGGTGAATTTGAAACTCAGGAGATGAACAGAGAACAGGAGAAAACAGAACCACAGATGGAAGAAGCAAGTCAGGAAGAAACAGAACGTTCACAGGTAAAGGTAGAGCAGGAGGAACTCTGTGTCAGTCTGGAGAAAGAGCCTCAGGTCTTGAGGCAGGAGACCGATATCTTTGCCGAAAACCTTATTTATGAAGAAAGAGACAATGTGGAAGAGCAACCAAGCCGGGACCCAATTCTCATCCAGATGTCTTCAGAACttgagaaccagaaccaagaaaATAGCATTCACGAGGACCCAGAGTCAAGTAGAGATGAAGAACTGAGGCAAAGTAAGAGGGGTTGGGAAATCGGAAGACACGGTGAACACCAAGACAGTCCAAgggtaaaaagaaagaagaaaacaaacaatgagaAACTGCCTCGTAACGTTTGTGGCAAACTTTCATCTCCGGGTTATTTGACTGATcatatgagaattcacacaggtgaggaGCCTTTTTGCTGTATGACCTGTGATAAAAGGTTCCCCAATAGAAAAACGTTAGCACAGCATATTACAACTCACACAAATGAGAAGTCGTTCTCATGTATTATCTGTGGAAGAGGTTTTCATCGAATAAGTAATTTGACTGTtcacatgagaatccacaccGGTGAGAAACCTTTCTCGTGTATGATCTGTAAAACAAGTTTCAATCGGCGCTGTACTTTGACTGTTCATatgagaactcacacaggtgaaaagccctTCTCATgcaaaatttgtgaaaaaaagtttaCCAGACGATTCTTACTGAATAAGCACATTAAATTGCACACAGACGAGTCCTTTCTCATGTACAATTAA
- the LOC111610287 gene encoding zinc finger protein 771-like has protein sequence MNICASAATMSLSQSLRDFVRERLSAAAEEIFIQFDKTIVQYEEELDRQRRLLEICWKPQMNLHRIGFPQEEEVLTYHQERSPGLQQNNPEPQRSKERLERLEKEQMLEKQRNVEVSQIKDEPEELEPLQLQKSHGEQECFYTKGQQETQPPRVKDEQEEVFISVTKEQLEQKQEIDAIIVNPTYEEGDCWEPDPNSDQLFAHNQIQEMSENKNEDSGSSRNEELKLIKRRQKIRGHSDNVGYQTVKTQKKTHINNNLSPCKVCGRLFARNYLNQHIRTHTGEKPFSCLTCGKRFSERGNLTKHIRTHTGEKSFSCLVCGKSFVQQIHLTRHIRTHTGEKPFSCSTCGKSFSQSSSLSGHMRTHTGEKPFSCLTCGQSFSERGSLFHHSRIHTGEKPFSCRTCGKRFCQKSNLTVHMKIHRGELV, from the exons ATGAATATTTGTGCCTCTGCAGCAACAATGTCTTTATCCCAGTCTTTGAGAGACTTTGTTAGAGAGCGACTGAgcgctgctgctgaagaaattTTCATACAGTTTGATAAAACCATCGTCCAGTATGAGGAAGAGCTGGATCGTCAGCGGAGACTGCTGGAAATCTGCTGGAAACCCCAAATGAACCTGCATAGAATAG GCTTCCCACAGGAAGAGGAGGTTCTCACTTACCACCAGGAGAGGAGTCCCGGTTTGCAACAAAATAATCCAGAACCTCAGCGAAGTAAAGAGAGACTAGAAAGACTAGAAAAGGAGCAAATGCTAGAGAAGCAGAGAAATGTTGAAGTATCACAGATAAAAGATGAACCAGAAGAGCTAGAACCTCTGCAGCTGCAAAAGAGCCATGGGGAACAAGAATGTTTTTATACAAAAGGACAGCAAGAAACACAACCACCAAGAGTCAAGGATGAACAGGAGGAAGTCTTCATCAGCGTGACTAAAGAGCAGctagaacaaaaacaagagattGATGCCATCATAGTGAATCCAACTTATGAAGAAGGAGACTGCTGGGAACCAGATCCAAACTCCGACCAACTTTTTGCCCACAACCAAATCCAGGaaatgagtgaaaataaaaatgaagactCAGGATCCAGTAGAAATGAAGAACTGAAGCTAATTAAGAGGCGTCAGAAAATCAGAGGTCACAGTGACAATGTAGGGTATCAAACAGTAAAAACTcagaagaaaacacacattaataATAATCTGTCTCCCTGTAAAGTGTGTGGTAGGCTTTTTGCTCGGAATTACTTGAATCAGCACATAcgaactcacacaggtgagaagcctttttcatgtttgaCTTGTGGAAAACGTTTCAGTGAACGGGGAAACTTAACTAAGCACATAAGAACCCATACAGGTGAGAAATCCTTCTCATGTTTGGTTTGTGGTAAAAGTTTTGTTCAGCAAATCCATTTGACTCGTCACATTAGAACTCACACAGGCGAGAAGCCCTTCTCATGTTCGACCTGTGGCAAAAGTTTCTCTCAAAGTAGTAGTTTGTCTggtcacatgagaactcacactGGGGAGAAGCCGTTCTCATGTCTGACGTGTGGACAAAGTTTTAGCGAAAGAGGAAGTCTATTTCACCACAGcaggattcacacaggtgagaagcctttctcatgtagaacctgtggaaaacgtttttgtcaaaaaagtaatttaactgTTCATATGAAAATTCACAGAGGTGAGCTGGTTTAG
- the LOC102224751 gene encoding zinc finger protein OZF-like: protein MELPQHCVSKKVEVLTDQTWIQEKNSILGQKDTQWMKDDQDEFEQVQTKVEKEEPEQVRVMDDQDEGEPPQTKCEKKVLQVLLISENEGEPELLLVKREMEESELPQIKDEQEELCLNLEKEQLKLKQETDSVPVTPTYTEREHRQPEVNRVQLHIQNQEKKDCTDPGSSSVSSECQEIRDDDDNADRSSVKKHKNENFSSCKLCGKVLSRNYLNEHMRIHTGEKPFSCLTCGKKFVKKSNLIVHFRTHSGEKLFSCLTCGKSFGSSGNLFRHLKTHSGQKLFPCITCGKSFRERETLLHHMRIHTGEKPFSCITCGKSFRLRGSLFRHLKTHTGQKLFSCVTCGKNFGERQTLSQHMKTHTGEKPFSCATCGKCFRQKETLSRHMRTHTGEKPFSCLICGESFRQKGALSGHMRIHTGEKPFSCIICGQSFSQKETLSRHMRTHTGEKPFSCGTCGESFRQRAALSRHIRTHTGEKPFSCVTCGKSFSLKGGLSRHLKTHSGEKPISCLNSV from the coding sequence AGCTCCCACAGCATTGTGTCTCAAAGAAAGTGGAGGTTCTCACTGACCAAACGTGGATTCAGGAGAAAAACTCCATTTTGGGTCAAAAAGACACTCAATGGATGAAGGACGACCAGGATGAATTTGAACAAGTGCAGACAAAGGTTGAAAAGGAGGAACCAGAACAAGTGCGGGTAATGGATGATCAGGATGAAGGAGAACCTCcacagacaaaatgtgaaaagaaagtaCTACAAGTTCTTTTAATAAGTGAGAATGAGGGAGAACCAGAACTTCTCCTAGTTAAAAGGGAAATGGAGGAATCAGAACTTCCACAAATAAAGGATGAACAGGAGGAACTCTGTCTCAATCTTGAGAAAGAACAGCTTAAACTAAAGCAGGAGACTGATTCCGTCCCAGTAACTCCTACGTATACGGAAAGGGAACATAGGCAACCAGAAGTAAACCGGGTCCAACTGCATATCCAAAACCAGGAAAAGAAAGATTGCACAGACCCAGGATCAAGTAGTGTGAGTAGTGAGTGTCAGGAAATTCGAGATGATGATGACAACGCAGACAGATCAagtgtaaaaaaacacaagaatgaGAATTTTTCTTCCTGTAAACTTTGTGGTAAAGTTTTAAGCcgtaattatttaaatgaacacatgagaattcacacaggtgagaaaccgtTCTCATGTTTGACCTGTGGAaagaaatttgttaaaaaaagtaatttaatagTTCATTTCAGAACCCATTCAGGTGAGAAACTTTTCTCATGtttgacctgtggaaaaagttttggctCAAGTGGAAATTTATTTCGGCACTTGAAAACTCACTCAGGTCAGAAGCTTTTTCCATGTAttacctgtggaaaaagttttagagaaagagaaactttattgcatcacatgagaattcacacaggtgagaagccctTCTCATGTAttacctgtggaaaaagtttcaggtTGAGAGGAAGTTTATTTCGACACTTAAAAACTCACACAGGTCAGAAGCTTTTCTCTTGTGTCACCTGTGGAAAAAATTttggagaaagacaaacattaTCTCAGCACATGaaaactcacacaggtgagaagcctttctcgtGTGCAacttgtggaaaatgtttcaggCAAAAAGAAACTTTATCTCGGCATATGAGAACTCATActggtgagaagcctttctcatgctTGATCTGTGGAGAAAGTTTTAGGCAAAAAGGAGCTTTATCAGggcacatgagaattcacacaggtgagaagcctttctcatgtatCATCTGTGGACAAAGCTTTAGCCAAAAAGAAACTTTATCTCgacacatgagaactcatacaggtgagaaacctttctcatgtgggacctgtggaGAAAGTTTTAGGCAACGGGCAGCTTTATCTCGGCATATtagaactcacacaggtgagaaaccgtTCTCCTGTGtgacatgtggaaaaagtttcagcCTGAAAGGAGGTTTGTCTCGGCACTTAAAAACTCATTCAGGTGAGAAGCCTATCTCATGTTTGAACTCTGTCTAA
- the LOC106699762 gene encoding zinc finger protein 583-like isoform X4, whose amino-acid sequence MCELLSAATMSLSQSLRDFIRERLTAAAEDIFTEFDKTIVQYEEELDRQRRLLEICWNPEINRKRIDSPQHYVWSGEESLNDQQFCNQERSSNLHQKELDPLQMKGNQGEFETQEMNREQEKTEPQMEEASQEETERSQVKVEQEELCVSLEKEPQVLRQETDIFAENLIYEERDNVEEQPSRDPILIQMSSELENQNQENSIHEDPESSRDEELRQSKRGWEIGRHGEHQDSPRVKRKKKTNNEKLPRNVCGKLSSPGYLTDHMRIHTGEEPFCCMTCDKRFPNRKTLAQHITTHTNEKSFSCIICGRGFHRISNLTVHMRIHTGEKPFSCMICKTSFNRRCTLTVHMRTHTGEKPFSCKICEKKFTRRFLLNKHIKLHTDESFLMYN is encoded by the exons ATGTGTGAGCTACTCTCTGCGGCAACAATGTCTTTATCCCAGTCTCTGAGAGACTTCATCAGGGAGCGACTGACCGCTGCTGCTGAAGACATATTCACAGAGTTTGATAAAACCATCGTGCAGTACGAGGAAGAGCTGGATCGTCAGCGGAGACTGCTGGAAATCTGCTGGAACCCCGAAATAAACCGAAAGAGAATAG ACTCTCCGCAGCATTATGTCTGGAGCGGGGAAGAGTCTCTCAATGACCAGCAGTTCTGCAACCAGGAGAGGAGCTCCAATTTACACCAGAAGGAACTCGATCCTCTGCAAATGAAAGGGAATCAGGGTGAATTTGAAACTCAGGAGATGAACAGAGAACAGGAGAAAACAGAACCACAGATGGAAGAAGCAAGTCAGGAAGAAACAGAACGTTCACAGGTAAAGGTAGAGCAGGAGGAACTCTGTGTCAGTCTGGAGAAAGAGCCTCAGGTCTTGAGGCAGGAGACCGATATCTTTGCCGAAAACCTTATTTATGAAGAAAGAGACAATGTGGAAGAGCAACCAAGCCGGGACCCAATTCTCATCCAGATGTCTTCAGAACttgagaaccagaaccaagaaaATAGCATTCACGAGGACCCAGAGTCAAGTAGAGATGAAGAACTGAGGCAAAGTAAGAGGGGTTGGGAAATCGGAAGACACGGTGAACACCAAGACAGTCCAAgggtaaaaagaaagaagaaaacaaacaatgagaAACTGCCTCGTAACGTTTGTGGCAAACTTTCATCTCCGGGTTATTTGACTGATcatatgagaattcacacaggtgaggaGCCTTTTTGCTGTATGACCTGTGATAAAAGGTTCCCCAATAGAAAAACGTTAGCACAGCATATTACAACTCACACAAATGAGAAGTCGTTCTCATGTATTATCTGTGGAAGAGGTTTTCATCGAATAAGTAATTTGACTGTtcacatgagaatccacaccGGTGAGAAACCTTTCTCGTGTATGATCTGTAAAACAAGTTTCAATCGGCGCTGTACTTTGACTGTTCATatgagaactcacacaggtgaaaagccctTCTCATgcaaaatttgtgaaaaaaagtttaCCAGACGATTCTTACTGAATAAGCACATTAAATTGCACACAGACGAGTCCTTTCTCATGTACAATTAA